Within Cellulophaga sp. L1A9, the genomic segment ACAGTTTACAGGATCTTGATCTGAGCAATCTGAAAGTTTACCAGGTAAACCACCAATACTCATTACCGTTTTACGCTGTACCATTTCACGCGCCTTAGTAGCTGCGTGACGTGCTGTAGCAGCAAGAACCACTTTCTGTACTATTATTTTAGCATCCTCAGGATTTTCTTCTAAATAATCTGATAACATTTCAGATACTGCCTGACTCACTGCTGCAGAAACTTCACGGTTACCTAATTTAGTTTTTGTTTGTCCTTCAAATTGAGGCTCTCCAACTTTTACTGATATAATTGCTGTTAATCCCTCTCTAAAGTCATCTCCTTGAATTTCAAATTTCAATTTATCTAACATTCCAGAAGCGTCTGCATACTTTTTTAAAGTACTCGTCAAACCTCTTCTAAACCCTGATAAATGCGTACCTCCTTCATGTGTATTGATATTATTCACATAAGAATGTAAATTCTCAGTATACGAAGTATTGTACACCATAGCTACCTCAACAGGGATTCCGTTTTTCTCCCCCTCCATAGAAATCACACCTTTAATAAGAGGCTCGCGATTTCCATCTAGGAATTTTATAAATTCTTTTAATCCTTCTTCTGAATAGAAACGCTCTTCATGAAAACCACTAGGACTGTCTTTATCTTTTTGACGTTTATCCGTCATTGTGATAGAAACTCCTTTATTCAAATAAGAAAGCTCACGCATTCTATTTGCTAGTGTTTCATAACTAAATTCTACAGTTTGCGTAAATATAGTTTCATCTGGATAAAAAGTAATCTCAGTACCTCTTATATCAGTTTCTCCGATACTTTTAACGGGATATAAAGCTTTTCCTTTTTGATATTCTTGTTCGTAAATCGTCCCATTACGAAAAACTGTAGCTTTTAAATCTTTGGATAATGCATTTACACAAGAAACACCTACCCCGTGCAAACCACCAGATACTTTGTATGAATCTTTGTCAAATTTACCACCAGCACCAATTTTAGTCATTACAACTTGCAATGCTGATACACCTTCTTTTTTATGTATATCTACTGGAATACCACGACCGTTATCTCTAACGGTAATAGAATTATCTTCATTTATAGCAACAGTTATCGTATCACAATGACCACCCATTGCCTCATCAATAGAGTTATCTACTACCTCGTATACCAAATGGTGCAATCCTCTAACACCTACATCTCCAATATACATGGACGGACGCATACGTACATGCTCCATACCCTCAAGGGCCTGAATACTATCCGCTGAGTAATTATTCTTCTTTTGCTCGTCTTTATTTGCTTCTTCGCTCATAAATTAATGGTTTCAATATAAATTTAGCAATCTTACAAATATAAGCAATACCTAATGAAATTAAGGATTTGTAACAAAATGACAACAGTAAGTTATCAACAATAATTGTGGAAAATATTAGTATTGCATCTTTCTGTTATATTCCATCAGAATAGCCCTCTTAAAGACCACCATTTAAGCGAT encodes:
- the gyrB gene encoding DNA topoisomerase (ATP-hydrolyzing) subunit B — encoded protein: MSEEANKDEQKKNNYSADSIQALEGMEHVRMRPSMYIGDVGVRGLHHLVYEVVDNSIDEAMGGHCDTITVAINEDNSITVRDNGRGIPVDIHKKEGVSALQVVMTKIGAGGKFDKDSYKVSGGLHGVGVSCVNALSKDLKATVFRNGTIYEQEYQKGKALYPVKSIGETDIRGTEITFYPDETIFTQTVEFSYETLANRMRELSYLNKGVSITMTDKRQKDKDSPSGFHEERFYSEEGLKEFIKFLDGNREPLIKGVISMEGEKNGIPVEVAMVYNTSYTENLHSYVNNINTHEGGTHLSGFRRGLTSTLKKYADASGMLDKLKFEIQGDDFREGLTAIISVKVGEPQFEGQTKTKLGNREVSAAVSQAVSEMLSDYLEENPEDAKIIVQKVVLAATARHAATKAREMVQRKTVMSIGGLPGKLSDCSDQDPVNCEVFLVEGDSAGGTAKQGRDRMFQAILPLRGKILNVEKAMRHRVFENEEIKNIYTALGVSIGTEEDSQALNLDKLRYHKVVIMCDADVDGSHIETLILTFFFRYMRELVEAGHVYIATPPLYLVKKGAKKRYAWNDKERDEIAESFNGSVGIQRYKGLGEMNAEQLWDTTMNPEFRTLRQVVIENATETDRVFSMLMGDEVPPRREFIEKNAVYANIDA